GGACACGCCCCGGGTGCGGGCAGGGGCCGATGGGAAGATGCAGTACGTGCTGGCCTGGGCCGACGAGACCAGCATCGGGCAGGACATCACCGTGACCCAGGCCGACGTGCGCGCGCTTCAGCTTGCCAAGGGCGCCCTGTACGCCGGGGCCAAGCTCATGATGAAGAAGATGGGCATCGAGAAGGTGGAGAAGGTCATCCTGGCGGGGGCCTTCGGAAGCTATATCGACAAGGAGTCGGCCATGACCCTGGGGATGTTCCCCGACTGCGACCTCGACAACGTCTATGCGGTGGGCAACGCCGCCGGCGACGGCGCCCTCATGGCCCTGTTGAGCACGGAGAAGCGCCTGGAGGCCAGGGAGAGGGCGCGGTGGCTTGAGTTCGTGGAGATAGCCGTGGAGCCCGAGTTCGAGAAGGAGTTCATGAAGGCCATGCACATCCCGCACATGAAGGACACGTTCCCCCACGTCAAGGAGCTCCTGGCAAAGAAGGGCTCTCCGGTCCATGTCAAGGGATGACGAAGGTTCGGGTCATATCGGGCGCATGCGGCTTCGTCACCGGCATCGTGGCCCGCAAGGAAGGGGCGAAGGAGGTCGGGGTCGCCGTCACCTCGGAGTGCGAGATGGTGGAGAAGATGGCGCCCGAGGTGGCCGTGCTCCCGGCCATGGCCGTCTTCGTCCGCCACCCGGACAACCCGGTCTACCGGGCCGCCGGCAAGCACCTGAAGCACGTGGCCTGCCCGGTGCCCTGCGGCATCCTGAAGGCCCTGGAGGTGGAGGCCGGGCTCAACGTGCCCAAAGACGCGAGCATCGCCTTCGAAAAGGAGTAGCAGGACATGGGGACGCTCTTGAGCCTGGCGGCCTACGCGGCCTGGGCCTTCTTCGTGGCGCGGCTCTGCCGGCACGGCGTCCTCTGGGTGAGGCGCCGGGGAGCGGCGGAAACGGGCGAGACCACGGTTGCCGGCGTGGTGATGGCCTTCGTCGACGTGGTTTTTCTGAGGAGGCTTTTTCTGGTGAACAAGGTCCTCTGGATAGGGGAGTGGGTCTTTCACGTATCGTTCGTCCTGGTGCTGCTGAGGCACCTGAGGTTCTTCTTCGACCCGGTGCCGGGGTGGGTCGCGGCGGTGCAGACGCCGGGGGTGTATGCGGGGTACGCCCTGCCTGTTTCGCTGGCCTATATCCTTCTGGTGAGGCTCACTCTGGAAAGGCGAAAGTACGTGTCCTCGTACAATCTCTTCCTTACCGGGACGCTCTTTCTCATCGGGCTTACCGGTGTTCTTCAGCGCACCGTGCTCTGGACCGACGTGGTGGCGACGAAGGAGTTTGCGCGGGGAATCCTGGCGCTGAGCCCCGCCGGTGCTCCCCAAAACCCCGTATTCCTCGCGCATTTCGTTCTGGTCCTCGTTTTGCTGGTTACCCTGCCCACGCACATATTCACGGCCCCCTTCGTGACCTACGAGGCCTGGCGGCAGGAGGAAGGGGTCAAGAGGCTTCTCCATGATGACTGAAGAAAGGTTCACGACGTGCCTCTCGGGCGCGGAGCTTCGCGAGCTGGACGCCTGCACGCAGTGCGGCGAGTGCCTGAAGTTCTGCCCCGTCCAGGAGGTCACGGGCGACCCCACGGTCTCCCCGCCCGAGAAGATACGCATGTTCAGGGAGTTCATCCGGGCCACCGAGTCCCTGAAGGCACGGCTTTTCGGCCCGCGGGAGGTTGACCGCGAGCTCCTCGAGCACTTCGTCAAGGCCGTCTACGAGTGCACGACCTGCGGGGCCTGCGGGCAGGCCTGCACCGTGGGCATACACACGCAGCGCCTCTGGCCCATGCTGAGGCGGGAGATGGTCAGGCGCGGCCTCGGCCCCCTGGGTCCGCAGAGCGCCTTGCCCGGTGTGGTCCAACGGACGGGAAACATCTACGAGAAACCCGCGTCGGAGCGCTATGGCTGGTTCCCCGATGGCGTAGCCGTGGCTGAGGAGGCGGAAATTGCCTATTACGCCGGCTGCACGGGCGCTTACGAGGCACAGCCCATGGTGCGGGGGGATGCGCTCGTTCTGGGGGCCGTCGGCGAGCCCTTCACGATGCTCCCGCCCGAGGAGGAGGTCTGCTGCGGCTTTCCGCTCTTCATCACCGGACAGCACGACATGCTGGAGGGCCTCGTGAAACGGCTCGTCCAGGCGTACAGGGCCAGGGGGGTTCGCACGCTCCTGTGCTCCTGTCCCTGCTGCGTGAACATGATGGCGCGGGACTGGCCCCTCTTTTACGGAGAGCGGCTGCCCTTTAAGGTCCGGCACATAAGCCAGTTCGCGGCTGAAGCGATGCGGCGGGGGAGGCTCCGGCTTGCCCGGCGGCTTCCCGATGAGAGGCTCATCTATCACGACCCCTGCTATCTGAGCCGGGGGGTGGGCGTTACCGAGGAGCCGCGTCAGGTCCTCCGGGGCATCCCGGGAGCCACACTCCTTGAGTTTGAGCGCAACCGCGAGGACTCCCGGTGCTGCGGGGCCGGCGGGGCGGCCAGGAAGATCTATCACGAAAACGCCGTAGCCATCGCGCGGCTTTCCATAGACGAAGCGGCGGCCAAAGGTGCGGACAGGCTTGTCCTGAGCTGCCCGGCCTGCTACAGCAAGCTGAACGAGGCCCTGGAGGGGCACGAGCGGCAGGTGCGGATAACCGACCTCATGGAGCTCGTGGGGAGCCTGCTGTGAGCCACTTCTCCATCGTATGCAGAAACTGCGGGAAGGTCCTCCCGCAGGTCTACTGTGCCTTCTGCGAGCACTGTACGGGCTCCCTCCTGGTCACCCGCTACAAGGAAGCCCGCTTCCGTGAAGGCGACAGGGCTCGGGGCGTCTGGCGGTTCAACTGGCTGCCGGTGCACTCCCCGC
This window of the Nitrospirota bacterium genome carries:
- a CDS encoding (Fe-S)-binding protein; this encodes MMTEERFTTCLSGAELRELDACTQCGECLKFCPVQEVTGDPTVSPPEKIRMFREFIRATESLKARLFGPREVDRELLEHFVKAVYECTTCGACGQACTVGIHTQRLWPMLRREMVRRGLGPLGPQSALPGVVQRTGNIYEKPASERYGWFPDGVAVAEEAEIAYYAGCTGAYEAQPMVRGDALVLGAVGEPFTMLPPEEEVCCGFPLFITGQHDMLEGLVKRLVQAYRARGVRTLLCSCPCCVNMMARDWPLFYGERLPFKVRHISQFAAEAMRRGRLRLARRLPDERLIYHDPCYLSRGVGVTEEPRQVLRGIPGATLLEFERNREDSRCCGAGGAARKIYHENAVAIARLSIDEAAAKGADRLVLSCPACYSKLNEALEGHERQVRITDLMELVGSLL